In Microcoleus sp. FACHB-672, the genomic stretch CTTAGTTCAACAAGAGGGAATCGATCGATATGGATGCTATTGAATTATTGGAAAAAGACCATGCTACAATTCGCACTCTCTTCTCAGGCATTGAGAAGACTCAAGACTCTCAAGAATTAGAAGAGAATTTTACAAAGCTTGCCAAACTGCTAACACTTCATGCTCGGTCTGAAGAGTTAGTCCTCTACCCACAAGCAAGTACTTGTACGGGGACTGAAGACCTAATCGAGCATGGATGGAAAGATCACCATAAAGGAGATGAAATGATTTTAGAAATCAAGTCTCTCGCTGCGGATCAATCGGAATTCAAGCAGAAAATTGGTGAGTTGCAAAAGTTTATGGAAAATCATCTGATCGAAGAAGAAAACGAACTTTTCCCAAAAGTCCGGGAGTGTCTAAGTCCCGAACAA encodes the following:
- a CDS encoding hemerythrin domain-containing protein; amino-acid sequence: MDAIELLEKDHATIRTLFSGIEKTQDSQELEENFTKLAKLLTLHARSEELVLYPQASTCTGTEDLIEHGWKDHHKGDEMILEIKSLAADQSEFKQKIGELQKFMENHLIEEENELFPKVRECLSPEQRQELASELTETKSELVDKVVDELEHS